In Xiphophorus hellerii strain 12219 chromosome 8, Xiphophorus_hellerii-4.1, whole genome shotgun sequence, the genomic window agatgttttatctttttttatccaattaccCAATTAATTgtatctggacaaatcactactgcagaattacaggccgatctccaacctcccattcatcagcaaagttattcaatcaatcaatcaatcaaattttatttgtatagcacatttcagcagcaggcatttcaaagtgctttacatcataacaaacacagaatcacaatgcaatatagaatcaatcattacatcaataaatttgtaattgattacatttcaaatacaatcctaaacaggtgggtttcagttgagattttaaagaagtcagtgtttcagctgttttacagttttctggaagtttgttccatatttgtggtgcatagatgctgaaagctgcttctcctcgtttggttctggttctggggatgcagagcagaaccagaaccagaacctgagaggtctggaaggttgatacaacaacagcagatctttaatgtattgtggtgctaagccgttcagtgatttataaactaacaggattttaaagtctattctttgagctacagggagccagtggagggactttaaaactggtgttatgtgctctatcttcctggttttagtcagaacgccagcagcagcattctggatcagctgcagctgtttgattgatttgttggacagacctgtgaagacaaagcaaagttattgaaaaagctgtgtaaacaattaactagcttcctaacgataaccaaccgctttgactccttccagtctggtttccatggttaccacagcacagagactggcctagtcaaagtgttcaatgacatccatataaatacggactgtggcagaaccacagtgctggttctgttggacctcagtgttgaccatgacatattactgaatcgactggagagttgggtcggactctccggtccagtgcttaactggtttgaatcctacataaagaacagggatttctttgtttcaattgaaaacttttcatcaaagaggtcaaaggtcacatgtggggtaccccaaggttcaatcctaggaccccctttattcaatatttatatgctcccactagctcaggttataacaggaaataatattagctaccataactatgcagatgacacacagctctacattatgatgtcaccaggtgacctttgaccccatccaatcactgaacagatgcttagaacagataaatgtgtggatgtgccaaaactttctccagctgaacagaaacaaaactgaagttattatttttggacctaaagaggaacgatctagagttatagatctagagttatagatctagagttatagatctagagctatagatctagagctatagatctagagttatagatctagagttgtAGATCTAGAGCTAtggatctagagttatagatctagagtcaatgcacagcttcagttattacaactgaaaactagcgatcagcccgaaacctgggagtagtgatggactctgacctgaacctccagagccacataaagacagttacaaagtcggccttctatcacctgaagaacatttccaggattaaaggactaatgtctcagccagatctagagaaactcatccatgcgttcatcttcagtcgtattgattattgcaacagcgtcttcacaggtctgtccaacaaatcaatcaaacagctgcagctgatccagaatgctgctgctggcgttctgactaaaaccaggaagatagagcacataacaccagttttaaagtccctccactggcttcctgtagctcaaagaatagactttaaaatactgttgttagtttataaatcactgaacggcttagcaccacaatacattaaagatctgctgctgttgtatcaaccttccagacctctcaggttctggttctggttctgctctgcatccccagaaccagaaccaaacgaggagaagcagctttcagcatctatgcaccacaaatttggaacaaacttccagaaaactgtaaaacagctgaaacactgacttcttttaaatctcaactgaaaacccacctgtttagaattgtatttgaaatgtaatcaattacaaatttattgatgtaacttgacttaatgattgattctatgttgcattgtgattctgtgtttgtaatgatgtaaagcactttgaaatgccttgctgctgaaatgtgctatacaaataaaatttgattgattgattgataagaATAATCGCTAGATTACTCGATtgctaaaatattcgtttacaacagccctagtgGCAGCTAATGGTTGCTAATGGCGGTTAACGGTGGCTAATGGTGGCTAATGGCGGTTAACGGTGGCTAATGGTGGCTAATGGCGGTTAACGGTGGCTAATGGCGGTTAACGGTGGCTAATGGTGGTTAACGGCGGTTAATGGTGGCTAATAGCATACGCTAATGGCGGCTGGCTGTCgggctgcagcagcacagaaatAGTCGCCAGATTTTTCACTAGTTGCTGTTtcgataaaaaaacaaaatgtcgaCGATGTGGATGAATGGAAACGTGGCTTCCATCCTCCTGATAACTCCGCCCCCTTCATCATCAACTCTGGCGGTCCTTTTGGCTccgccctgtttttttttttattttagaagggGGTTAGTTACCATAGTTACACTTAtcctccctctctctcgctCGCCCCCCTCCCTCCAGCCGTCGCTCGCCAGTCGGACTGGGACGGCGTCGTGGCGCTCCACCGCGGCCGCCTCGCCGCCTCCACCTGGAACTACCACAGGTGCACCATGGGAGCTCACCACCTGAAGCCTCCTGGTGTTAGGAAGAATGCTGTTGCCACGGTAACGATGTGACATTGATACCCACTACGTTGTGTTTATGCCCCGCCCCTGTTGGTTTACAAAATGACTTCCTGTCTTTCCAGGCTgttgacatcacttcctgtgggAACTTCGCTGTGATTGGCTCGTCCTGTGGACGTGTGGACGTCTACAACCTGCAGTCCGGTCTCCACCGTGGTTGCTATGGTGACGGGGAGAAAGGTGAGCCTGATTCGTCTGATTGGTCGGCCAAATGTCCGTCCCTTTAACCCCGCCCCCTGTCCTGCAGCGCACAGCGGCGTGGTGCGAGGCGTCGCCACGGATACGCTGAACCAGCTGACTGTCAGCTgcggctctgattggctgctgaagTTCTGGCGCTTTAAGAcgagaaaacaggaagtggttctgAAGCTGAGCGCCGCGCCGGCGAGCCTGAGGCTTCACAGAGACAGGTGAGACAGgaactgagcatgctcagtgcGCCCGTCTGCGCCCGCTCTCTGACCCGCCCCCCTGTGTCTCCAGTGGGATGGTCGCCATGGCGATGGACGACTTCACGCTGGCGGTGGTGGACATCGAAACCAGACGCATGGTCAGGAAGTTTGCTggtcaccatggcaacatcACTGACATGGTGGGCGGCTGCTGATCACCGattggttctggttggttctgacccggtctGATTCGCTGTCTTCTCTTGTCCTCCATCTTGGTTTCCTCCTAAGACCTTCAGCCCAGATGGCCGCTGGCTGGTTACCACGGCGATGGACTGCACCATCAGGACCTGGGACCTCCCCTCTGGCAGGTGAGCTGTGACATCATCGACTAGAAGCAGGAAGCCCCGCCCTCTCGTTAATTGATGgtctttctctctcctcagtCTGGTCGACTGCTTCCTGGTTGCCATGGCGCCGGTTGGCGTTTCCATGTCGCCAACCGGAGACTTCCTGGCGACAGCACATGTGGACAGTCTGGGCGTTTACCTCTGGTGTGGACCAATCACAGAGCAGCAGGTTGGGTCTGGTTGGGTTTTGTTTCAGCCAATTACAGTCCAGCTCTTCTTCTCCAGGACCAATAGGAGCCTGTGTGGGCCGGTGGGGCTCCGCCCCCTCCCAGCTGACTACCAACCAGAGGAGGAGACGCTGCCCAGCGCCGCTGCCGCCCTGatggaacaggaagtgacctcaGAGGAGCCTGATGATGCGTTCCGATCAGCTGAGCAGCTGGGGGCGGAGCTTGTGACGCTGTCGCTGATGCCTGAGTCTCGGTGGAAAAGTCTGCTGCACTTGGACGCCATCAAGGTGAGCTGGGTGGCGGCTGCTGCAGGTGAGATCAGCTGACCCCTCCCTcacctgttgctgctgcttACAGAGGAGGAACAGACCgctggcgccccctgctgctccGCCCACCGTCCCCTTCTTTCTGCCTACACTTCCTGGTCTGACACCTCAGTTCACGTTGCCCTCGACAACCAAGGAGGACTCACAGGTAAGTCAATTGGAGGCCAGCCCCTCCCCAGCCTGTTTCTGTCACGTGACCCAGGGTGTCTAAATATGGCCGTGTTTCCTGTCAGTCCAAGCTGCTGCCATGGGGTTCGCTGGCTCAGAGGTCAGAGTTCGCAGCGGCTCTGGAGTCGGCTCTGGAGTCCGGATCATGTGAGTCCATCTTtacccttcaaaataaaagcaccatTCTAACTATTTGGTCTATTTGTATTAAATTTGAGATGTTAGTAACTAAAactagaaatatttaaaaatttcagttagactctgtgcttttattttgataatctGTGGTGAACTTCCTGTATCCATCTTTAATGCTCCTAGTCGATGGGCCTCTGAGGCTCCTGAAGGATTGTGGGCCGGCAGGCGTTTCCGTGGAGCTCACCTGTCTGACGTCagaagggggcggagccaacAACCTCCTGCTTGCCTTCATCCAGATGATTGACAGCATGCTGGCCAGTGGGCGGGACTTCGACCTGGCTCACGCTTACCTGGCTCTCTTCCTGAAGGTGAGCCAGTCGGAGCACAGCTTCggacttttattgtgaaatagcCCCAGATTCCTGTTTACCGgcagctttgtttttgttttcagctccaTCTGCGCACGTTGTCTCAGGATGCTGTTGCTATGGAGACGTTGCTCCGCCTCTCCTCCAGACTGGAGTCTGGGTGGGCGGAGCTTCAAGCATCGTTCAACCAATCACTGTGTTTGCTGTCGTACACAAAGAGCGCACtgctgtaacacacacacacacacacacacacacacacacagtttgtaCCTGAATAAAGTgtttcctggttctgttgctctgTGATCGATTGATCTGGGCTGATGAAAGTCATGTGCAGAGGTCAGAGCGCCGCGCTGATGTAAACGATATTGTGAAACGAAGACAGGAGATCCagaccatcatcatcatcatcatcggtTCCATCTGTTGATCTTCTGTAATCAGCAGCTTCCTGCCTGGCAGGaagtgaaacagaaactgaTTCCATTTTTGTCTGGTTTATGGTTTAGGGATCAATTTTATGatcaatttattgtttatttatttcttctgggTCAATGCACATCACCTCCTAGTGATTAAAGCTGGTTTTTATCTGTATAACAGGATTCCTCCATGAAAAGAGAATTAATGTCTAGAAAAACATCTGgttgcaattttaaaataataaaaagcgcTTCAGCACAAAACGTTCAGCTTCCATGAACAGCAGGAGTTTATTGGCTCCTGGTATTTAGTTTATCACTGGAGTTTTACCAGATGAGATAGAAATAATAACTTCATCTGAGCcgtaaatatctgaaaatatgtaaatgtttctAGAGATGttgaggctctgattggttcatttaCAATAAATTGGCTGAAGATCTTTTTGTCTGATTCCAACTCAATGTGGTTTCATATCcctaaatctatatttaacAAGGTGGCCTGGATTTCTTggttaaatgtgattttgaattaaccaaaattaatatttcactGTCTAAGTTTCATAaacaagttttacatttttggaaaatgataTTTACCCACAATTTTACCCCACATGGATCCGTTGTGTGGAATAAcagatcaatattaataaatagaaaaactgactggtatgaaaaatgtattttatttggtgttttgttGAATCATAGAGATTTTACCAACACATTTAATCTGAGCTGTTCTTGTaatgaatatgtaaaaatatgcaaatctgTTCCTGTAGCTCTGGTCCATCTCATCCAAAACACCTTCAGATATTCAATGTTATTTCATCTTTACCCAAAATGATAGTGTGACTGATAGAAAGTTCAATAATGTTCTGCTTGTGACGGCCTTCAAGTCTAAATTATTTCATCATTACAATAATAATATCTTGATAACAACCAATCTGTCTATTATAAAGAATTTGTTCTCCAAGTATGTAAAATGGCCGATTTCACCAAAGGTTAAAGAGACTCGCTTCAAAATCTCTCACAATTTTTACCCAGTGGCTGAATTTTTgcacaaaagatttaaatttgattcaacATGTTGTATCTTTAGTGAATGTCCAGAAGAATCattaatcatcttttttttcctgtcctttttcttttaaactatgGAGAGACATTAAAAACTGGTTGTCCCTTAAAATTGAAGCCATCCCAGAGAAAACCATCACCCACATATTATACTATGTTGATGGCCTTGATAGTCAAATATCTGACATGGTAAATATTGTCTTCTTGCTTGTTAAATATCATAAATCCTGCTGTAAATGCAGAGGTTCTAcaccttgttttgatttttttcttcaatttaatCTGTATTACACCtgattgaaacatttgaaatctgtTTCTGCAACAAAGAAACTGCCAGTGCCTCTacttttcctttgttttaaattttgctctgtttttattaattcaacGAGTCTTTGCATactgtttgtttaattaaaaaagaaagaaagttttgcCCAGGTAGTGACGTCAGCGCTGCGCTGAGTCAGCTCAGTCAAACCGGAAACAAAACAGTGCAGGGCGCAGCCGCAGTAGCAGGCTGGGCTCGTGACGTCCTGCGGgtaaaaacttttcaaacttttgtttaaatttgggaaaactttaatttccccgtttcctgtcttCATGATCAGCTAACGCTAAGCTGACGTCATCACACAGGTGAAGGAGCGCGAGGGCAGCTGCCGACTGGATCAAACcggaagagaggaagaggagtttGGAGCTGCAGGTAAAGTTGTTGCCAAAGATTGGAAACCAAATTTTATCCATAATTAAGGAGGAACTGGCGGGTTGAATGCGCGGCAGCTTTATGACCAACTTTATTATGAACGGAAACACCTGGTACCTGCCTTATTATATCTTGGACccaccagaaccggaaccggcTTTCAGCTCCAGAAATCCTCGTGTTTCCAGCCGCAGTCCAGATCCAGAGCAGAAGCTGCAGGTCTAGAAACCGGAAGCAGAGCTGCTCACGACCCATGGAGGCAGGCAGCAAACCAACTCTTTTCAGATCAGAACCTCTGGAACGCCAGACTGGAGAGTTCTGCATGGTTCTGGTTCCgcatggttctggttcctgaACCTGCAGTTCTAGTGTTTTACATATTCCAGCCTCTGGAAGTtctaaacagaaccagaaccggtcctCAACTGTCGAGTTCTGCTCCTGCCTACGTTTCCCATCATGCACCTGCCCATTCTGACCTGGCTGTCTCTTGGTTGCCATAGCGATGAAGAGGGGCCGGGTGCTGCCCGTCCTAGTGGGCGGAGTCTTCTGCCTGGCTGTGATGTCATTGTACCGCATGCTGGAGCTGAtgcagggggcggagcctgacCACGGCGGGGGCTCACCTGTCCGCCAGGTGGAGGAAGTAGGTTCTTTGTTCTGTGACGGTCCGGGCGGCTCGTGGCTcagtcagccaatcagatgtctGTGTGCAGGATTTGTCCCGCCTCCAGCTGAAAATCGACAGACTGGAGCGCCTCCTGGTGGTTAACAACCAGCTGGTCGCTCGGCTGCGGGACTCGCTGCTGGTTAGAGAGTCGCCTGagggagggggcggggccaaCGGCAGCTCTaactccgcccacaaccgagcAGCTCCGCCTCCAGGCTGCCGGAAGGCCGAAGAGATGAAGGACGACGCCGACGGAGTGCAGGTGATCTGAGCGTGCTCAGAGCTGTTTGTCTGATTGGCCGGTTGCTGATCCGATCAGAACGGATCAGAACCGTCTGTTTGCTCCTCAGCTGCTGGACGTCTACGACCTCCTGCCCTTCGACAACCCCGACGGCGGCGCCTGGAAGCAGGGCTTCCAGATCAGTTACCGTGGAGACGAGTGGGCGGAGCAGCCGCTGGAGCTCTTCCTGGTTCCCCACTCCCACAACGACCCAGGTGAGTGGGCGGAGCCGGGCCTCCAGGTGGAGCCTGAGGTGTGTGAAGTGACCGACTGCTCTGTGTTTCAGGCTGGGTGAAGACGTTTGACGGCTACTACCGGGACCAGACCAGACACATACTGGACAACATGCTGGTCAAACTGGGAGAGGACAGCAGGTAGGCCACCGGTGCTGACCGGTCCAGAACTGAGCGGCCCGGTGTCGGCCTATCACTAATCAGAGCCGTAGCCTGTGCTGGGTGAATGCTAACAGCGCCATGTTGGTCCCAGGAGGAAGATGATCTGGGCCGAGATCAGCTACTTCTCCCAGTGGTGGAACGACATCGATGACCAGAAGAGGGCGCTGGTCAGACGGTAACCTTCATCTAcgctcctcttcatcctcagtcAGCTGACCGAGTGGGCGTGGTCACATGTTTCCTGTCTGCTCTGTGATTGGCCAGCCTGGTGGGGGCGGGGCAGTTGGAGATGGTGACGGGCGGTTGGGTCATGTCTGATGAAGCGAACTCTCACTACTTTGCGATGCTGGATCAGCTGATGGAGGGCCACCAGTGGCTGCAGACTCACCTGGGTAAGGCTCACCTGTCTTTGCggctgaggctccgccccccgTCGCTGACGCTGTCTGTCTGTAGGCGTGAAGCCGAGCAGCGGCTGGGCCGTCGATCCCTTTGGCCACTCCCCTTCCATGACGTACCTGCtgaagggggcggggcttagcaACATGCTGATCCAGAGGGTGCACTACTCCGTCAAGAAGCACTTTGCCCAGCAACGGACTCTGGAGTTTCTATGGCGACAGAGCTGGGGTGAGAGAGAGGGCGAGAGACTCTGAGCTCGCTGATGTAAATGTTCTGACTCCgcccacttcctgtcttccaGACTCCTCCTCCCGCAGTGACATCACATGTCACATGATGCCGTTCTACAGCTACGACGTCCCTCACACCTGCGGCCCGAACCCGGCCGTCTGCTGCCAGTTCGACTTCCACCGCCTGCCAGGGGGGCGGGTCTTCTGTCCCTGGAGGATCCCGCcgcagccaatcacagagcaGAACATCAAGGAGAGGTGAGCAGGGGGCGGGGCCACAGCCACACACCTCATTACCTGATATACCTGATGTTAATGGAaccaggcttttattttgaaaggccaACATCCTCTTTAGTCACCTGCTTTGAGTTGTTGACCTTGCAGCCGTGGCTCttactgagcatgctcagaagGGTGATGCCCCGCCTCCAGCAAGGAGGCTGAACACCagacttcctcttcctcccagaGCTCTGCTCCTATTGGACCAGTACCGACAGAAGTCCCGCCTCTTCCGCTCCTCGGTGCTGCTGGTTCCTCTGGGAGACGATTTCCGCTTCGTGGAGTCCGGGGAGTGGGACGCACAGTTCAGCAACTACCAGAAGCTGTTCGACTACTTCGACCAGCATCCCGAGCTGCACATCAAGGTGAGGGCTCACCTGGCCGGGGGCGGAGCTAAGGGATGAGTCTAGCGGAGCTAAGAGCTTATGGTTGAGTCTGGTTTTCTGGTACCAGGCCCGGTTTGGGACGCTGTCAGACTACTTTGCGGCGCTGCACCGGCGGCTGGCGGAGGCGGGAACGACGCTGCCCACGCTACGCGGAGACTTCTTCACCTACGCCGACCGGGACGACCACTACTGGAGCGGATACTTCACCTCCCGGCCGTTCTACAAGCGGCTGGACCGGACCCTGGAGTCCACGCTCAGGTGGGCGTGTCCTGCTGGGTCGGGGGGCCGCGGCGCCCTCTGCCGGTCAAACTCACTGGTTCTCACCTGCTTCTCTACTCAGAGCCACTGAAATCTTTTACACTCTCACGCTGGCTGACATGCGCCGTTTCCGTGGCGACGGTCGTCTGGTCGAAGGGTTTCCGGCACGCGAACATTACCAGCGGCTGACAGAGGGGAGGCGGAGCTTGGGGCTATTCCAGCACCATGACGCCGTCACGGGAACGGCGCGGGACCCGGTGGTCATCGACTACGGAACCAGGTGACCACTTCCTGTTCCAACATGGAGGCTCTTTGTTCACGTAACCACAGTAAAACTTTATCAGCAGGgataaataaaaccagctgagGTCAATCTGAACAAATCCAATCCTCCATTTAATGAGATGTTCTTGAGCTACGCTAGCAGCTACGCTAGCAGCTACGCTTACTTTTGCCAGCATTTCACTCATGCCGCTGCTTATaccaattattaaaataaaatgacttgtCACATGTAATTAGTTTGAACAGCCACAGTTTACAACAGATATCATTTCTGGCTTCATATCTACTTATGCAATTCAATCCAAATCGATTGGGAATAAAGTATGACTTCGTTGGCTTGCTCTCACAGTGCAGAGTAAAAACTCTAAGACTCTGTGGCTCTTGCTTGTCAGTCATATTTTAAAGTTGCAATCTTAAGTTAAGAATTAAAAACactatttacaaaaataatcaattttatttaaaaccaacaaaaactattttgttctAAATTAACATGAAATATGTAGCCTATGAATAAGGCTTGTAACCGTCCTGTCTTAACACcataaatcataaatatttttgatgtatttattcTAGTAATGAAAACCTTGTCAGCTGTTTGTAGCTTGTTTTGGCATTAGCCTGTTTGTGTCTCATTTTCCCCTCCAAACTCTCTGTTCAAGATGCTGTCAACATGGAAAATGCTAAGAGGTAACTTCCTGTTCAACGTCAGCAGTTAGCTTTTAGTATTAACATCCCATCACATCCCTTCAGTTAGCGTTAGCTTTCAGAATTAACTCCCTTtattattagcattttattgaGTTTGTTCACTTGGTTAATGTTGTTGGCATGTTGTTTCcatgcagattatttcaccgaTATTAACATGCTAGTGGCCTTGTACTACTTTCATAGCCAATTCTTAGCCTGTTACCTTGTTAGGTTATTAGCATGTTTTGCATGCTATCACTTTGTTAGCCTGTTGCTACatcttagctttttttttatggctGCTGCTACTATTATCGTCTGGTTATTCTGTTGCTATAATGTCTGTTTTAACTTAATATTAGGAAGTTGTTAGTATATCATCACCTTGGTAGTCTGATTATAACATCTAAGCCGTGACCTTGTTAGCCAGCTATTAGCATGTTGACACACTCTTAGTGTTATCTTGTTAGCCTCTTGTTTGGTTAAGGTTAGCATGTCACTCTGTTGTTACCAACCTGCTGTAACGATGATGTAGCATGGTTAGCCTGTTGTTAGCATGCGTAGTCTGATGTTGGTCTGTTTGTGACCTGTTGTTAAGGCGATATCCTGTGGTGACAATGCTAGCTTATTGGCTTTAGCATGGTACCTG contains:
- the wdr36 gene encoding WD repeat-containing protein 36, producing MPRTGSALFSGFRVLGLYSNHVPHALRYHQKHREFYVVTSVGKSFHTFNVSRLGIVSVSNSLPDDITCLAADRMLVFAASGTTVCAFARNKEVVMRYHGHKQEVRLLLPLGNHLVSADSGGDVIVWDVQGGDIYLRLNFDPGTFDVSAMMHPSTYLNKVLLGSRQGALQLWNIRTSKLLFTFPGWSAAVTVLQQSPAVDVVGVGTATGRIIIHNIRLDETLMSFTQDWGPISTLAFRTDGPPIMASGSPQGHIALWDLARQQLVAQQRHAHRTAVAAATFLHGEPLLVTNGADNAIKVWIFDQEGGGARLLRCRQGHSAPPTTIRHHGNNGKNILSAGQDGSLQSFSTVHERFNKNMGHGSISKKKEKKKKKGLAYEELRLPAITALATAVARQSDWDGVVALHRGRLAASTWNYHRCTMGAHHLKPPGVRKNAVATAVDITSCGNFAVIGSSCGRVDVYNLQSGLHRGCYGDGEKAHSGVVRGVATDTLNQLTVSCGSDWLLKFWRFKTRKQEVVLKLSAAPASLRLHRDSGMVAMAMDDFTLAVVDIETRRMVRKFAGHHGNITDMTFSPDGRWLVTTAMDCTIRTWDLPSGSLVDCFLVAMAPVGVSMSPTGDFLATAHVDSLGVYLWTNRSLCGPVGLRPLPADYQPEEETLPSAAAALMEQEVTSEEPDDAFRSAEQLGAELVTLSLMPESRWKSLLHLDAIKRRNRPLAPPAAPPTVPFFLPTLPGLTPQFTLPSTTKEDSQSKLLPWGSLAQRSEFAAALESALESGSFDGPLRLLKDCGPAGVSVELTCLTSEGGGANNLLLAFIQMIDSMLASGRDFDLAHAYLALFLKLHLRTLSQDAVAMETLLRLSSRLESGWAELQASFNQSLCLLSYTKSALL
- the man2a1 gene encoding alpha-mannosidase 2 isoform X1 translates to MKRGRVLPVLVGGVFCLAVMSLYRMLELMQGAEPDHGGGSPVRQVEEDLSRLQLKIDRLERLLVVNNQLVARLRDSLLVRESPEGGGGANGSSNSAHNRAAPPPGCRKAEEMKDDADGVQLLDVYDLLPFDNPDGGAWKQGFQISYRGDEWAEQPLELFLVPHSHNDPGWVKTFDGYYRDQTRHILDNMLVKLGEDSRRKMIWAEISYFSQWWNDIDDQKRALVRRLVGAGQLEMVTGGWVMSDEANSHYFAMLDQLMEGHQWLQTHLGVKPSSGWAVDPFGHSPSMTYLLKGAGLSNMLIQRVHYSVKKHFAQQRTLEFLWRQSWDSSSRSDITCHMMPFYSYDVPHTCGPNPAVCCQFDFHRLPGGRVFCPWRIPPQPITEQNIKERALLLLDQYRQKSRLFRSSVLLVPLGDDFRFVESGEWDAQFSNYQKLFDYFDQHPELHIKARFGTLSDYFAALHRRLAEAGTTLPTLRGDFFTYADRDDHYWSGYFTSRPFYKRLDRTLESTLRATEIFYTLTLADMRRFRGDGRLVEGFPAREHYQRLTEGRRSLGLFQHHDAVTGTARDPVVIDYGTRLFHAILNLRQVLLSSAHWLILLDKSQYHEDPSKPFLQMDEVISAQDALPQKTTLTLGDEPRSLIVLNPTEQLRTSVITLVVDSPDARVVDAASGRPMAVQVSGVWAEPSKVSAEAFQLSFVAELPPLSLNVYHVIKAPAGSAPRARYVVHRHGDPPTVHSEHFQVSRLQGPEADLPLLLSNKHLHIWSSPETGLLQKLQLQDGRVRQVQVHFLWYGTRTSGDRSGAYLFLPGEEGPQTYSSSEPPLIRVTRGPIFSDITSCFPHFTHTVRLYHLDGHAGKSLEISNMVDIRSETNRELVMRLVTDVASGNRFYTDLNGFQMQQRRSLEKLPLQANFYPMTSAAFLQDASSRLSLLSAQSQAVASLRAGELELVLDRRLQQDDNRGLGQGVTDNKPTAALYRLLLEDRGGAKEVGGASVEHLSLLAHLASLSLSHPPITMVGPGDQLPKLRPFQALRSSLPCDLHLLNLRTLEDPKEAGSPSQEVALLLHRKGFDCSSAPTPPPACSWNGLDELDLDDLFAPLRFRSLRRSGLTLLREHDRSDSAHQAQELRPMEISAFRVEID
- the man2a1 gene encoding alpha-mannosidase 2 isoform X2, whose protein sequence is MKRGRVLPVLVGGVFCLAVMSLYRMLELMQGAEPDHGGGSPVRQVEEDLSRLQLKIDRLERLLVVNNQLVARLRDSLLVRESPEGGGGANGSSNSAHNRAAPPPGCRKAEEMKDDADGVQLLDVYDLLPFDNPDGGAWKQGFQISYRGDEWAEQPLELFLVPHSHNDPGWVKTFDGYYRDQTRHILDNMLVKLGEDSRRKMIWAEISYFSQWWNDIDDQKRALVRRLVGAGQLEMVTGGWVMSDEANSHYFAMLDQLMEGHQWLQTHLGVKPSSGWAVDPFGHSPSMTYLLKGAGLSNMLIQRVHYSVKKHFAQQRTLEFLWRQSWDSSSRSDITCHMMPFYSYDVPHTCGPNPAVCCQFDFHRLPGGRVFCPWRIPPQPITEQNIKERALLLLDQYRQKSRLFRSSVLLVPLGDDFRFVESGEWDAQFSNYQKLFDYFDQHPELHIKARFGTLSDYFAALHRRLAEAGTTLPTLRGDFFTYADRDDHYWSGYFTSRPFYKRLDRTLESTLRATEIFYTLTLADMRRFRGDGRLVEGFPAREHYQRLTEGRRSLGLFQHHDAVTGTARDPVVIDYGTRLFHAILNLRQVLLSSAHWLILLDKSQYHEDPSKPFLQMDEVISAQDALPQKTTLTLGDEPRSLIVLNPTEQLRTSVITLVVDSPDARVVDAASGRPMAVQVSGVWAEPSKVSAEAFQLSFVAELPPLSLNVYHVIKAPAGSAPRARYVVHRHGDPPTVHSEHFQVSRLQGPEADLPLLLSNKHLHIWSSPETGLLQKLQLQDGRVRQVQVHFLWYGTRTSGDRSGAYLFLPGEEGPQTYSSSEPPLIRVTRGPIFSDITSCFPHFTHTVRLYHLDGHAGKSLEISNMVDIRSETNRELVMRLVTDVASGNRFYTDLNGFQMQQRRSLEKLPLQANFYPMTSAAFLQDASSRLSLLSAQSQAVASLRAGELELVLDRRLQQDDNRGLGQGVTDNKPTAALYRLLLEDRGGAKEVGGASVEHLSLLAHLASLSLSHPPITMVGPGDQLPKLRPFQALRSSLPCDLHLLNLRTLEDPKEAGSPSQEVALLLHRKGFDCSSAPTPPPACSWNGLDELDLDDLFAPLRFRSLRRSGLTLLREHDRSDSAHQAQELRPMEISAFRVEIDYLSQ